From one Culex quinquefasciatus strain JHB chromosome 3, VPISU_Cqui_1.0_pri_paternal, whole genome shotgun sequence genomic stretch:
- the LOC6053487 gene encoding protein SET encodes MASIAKKVKKSDDALEDESEALEAIDNCQNEIDALNEKASEEILKVEQKYNNLRKPFFQKRNEIIQRIPSFWVTAIVNHPQISGILEEEEEECLQFMQKLDVEEFEDIKSGYRIHFHFDEENPYFENKVLTKEFNLGSSGETPVSMSTAIKWKRDLTKMLPKKAMANRRKRGLEYRTFFDWFTDNNDPINDDIAELIKDDLWPNPLQYYLVPDIEVEPEAEEDGADDDFGDEGEEEEDEIEDEEEEA; translated from the exons ATGGCTTCAATCGCGAAAAAGGTAAAGAAATCGGATGACGCGCTGGAGGACGAATCCGAAGCACTGGAAGCAATTGATAATTGCCAGAACGAAATTGATGCGTTGAACGAAAAGGCCAGCGAGGAGATTCTGAAAGTGGAGCAAAAGTACAACAATTTGCGGAAGCCGTTCTTTCAAAAGAGAAACGAAATCATCCAGCGGATTCCCAGCTTCTGGGTGACAGCGATCGTGAATCACCCCCAGATATCCGGAATCCTCGAGGAAGAAGAGGAAGAGTGCTTACAGTTTATGCAGAAGCTGGATGTGGAGGAGTTTGAGGACATTAAGAGCGGCTACCGCATCCACTTTCACTTTGATGAGGAGAACCCGTACTTTGAGAACAAAGTCTTGACGAAGGAATTCAACCTGGGATCGAGCGGGG AAACGCCAGTCTCGATGAGCACCGCCATCAAGTGGAAGCGGGATTTGACCAAGATGCTGCCGAAGAAGGCGATGGCCAACCGGCGCAAGCGGGGTCTCGAGTACCGGACGTTCTTCGACTGGTTCACGGACAACAACGACCCGATCAACGACGACATCGCCGAGCTGATCAAGGACGATCTGTGGCCGAACCCGTTGCAGTACTACCTGGTGCCGGACATTGAGGTCGAGCCGGAAGCGGAAGAGGATGGGGCCGATGACGATTTTGGGGACGAGggtgaggaggaggaggacgaaatagaggatgaggaggaggaagcCTAG